Proteins encoded within one genomic window of Amycolatopsis nigrescens CSC17Ta-90:
- a CDS encoding SDR family oxidoreductase, with the protein MIPVPKDLAGRELLRDKVVVVTAAAGTGIGSAVARRGLLEGARVVLSDWHERRLAEKAAELGELGEVHPIVCDVTDETQVQGLVDGAVARFGRIDVLVNNAGLGGSKSIVDMADEEWQRVLDVTLTGTFRMTRAALRRFIEQGDGGVVVNNASVIGWRAQAEQAHYAAAKAGVMALTRCAAVEAAPHGIRVNAVAPSLAMHPFLAKVTSEELLEELTGREVSGRAAEPGEVANVMVFLASDYSSYLTGEVVSVSSQHA; encoded by the coding sequence ATGATACCGGTGCCGAAGGACTTGGCAGGCCGCGAGTTGTTGCGGGACAAGGTGGTCGTGGTGACCGCCGCGGCCGGCACCGGGATCGGGTCGGCGGTGGCGCGGCGCGGCCTGCTGGAGGGCGCGCGGGTGGTGCTCAGCGATTGGCACGAACGGCGGCTCGCGGAGAAGGCGGCCGAACTCGGCGAGCTGGGCGAGGTGCACCCGATCGTCTGCGACGTCACCGACGAGACCCAGGTTCAGGGACTGGTCGACGGCGCGGTGGCGCGGTTCGGCCGGATCGACGTGCTGGTGAACAACGCAGGCCTCGGCGGGTCGAAGTCCATTGTGGACATGGCCGACGAGGAGTGGCAGCGGGTCCTGGACGTGACGCTGACCGGTACCTTCCGGATGACAAGGGCGGCCCTGCGCCGGTTCATCGAGCAGGGTGACGGCGGGGTGGTGGTGAACAACGCCTCGGTGATCGGTTGGCGGGCGCAGGCCGAGCAGGCGCACTACGCGGCGGCCAAGGCCGGGGTGATGGCGCTGACCCGGTGCGCGGCGGTGGAGGCGGCGCCGCACGGGATCAGGGTGAACGCGGTCGCGCCGAGCCTGGCGATGCATCCCTTCCTGGCCAAGGTGACGTCTGAGGAACTGCTCGAAGAGCTGACCGGGCGCGAGGTCTCCGGCAGGGCGGCGGAACCGGGGGAGGTGGCCAATGTGATGGTATTCCTGGCCAGCGACTACTCGTCCTATCTCACCGGCGAGGTCGTTTCCGTAAGCAGCCAGCACGCGTGA
- a CDS encoding acyl-CoA dehydrogenase family protein, translating to MFTEEQQALRETVRAVAERHDDPWPALRDQVGVPALAVPERHGGLGAGLRELQVVAEELGRTLAPGPFLGSAVLATLALLEAGDEAANARLLPRLAGGEVASLAWAGANGRWAIDTSGTACTATDENVLNGTAHYVLDGDQADILLVVAGPALFEVDPAEARRTHTPAMDQTRRLATIELDGVPGRRVGDLRAGLAGVRDGVCAVLAAEQAGAAARALELTVEYTGQRRQFGRPIGGFQALKHRMADLHVLVETARSAAYAATESSRLAAVAKAYCSEAFSAVAAEMIQLHGGIAITWEHDAHRYFKRAHGSAQLFGQPHEHLARVGPDRAER from the coding sequence ATGTTCACCGAGGAGCAGCAGGCGCTGCGCGAGACCGTGCGTGCGGTGGCCGAGCGCCACGACGACCCGTGGCCGGCGCTGCGAGACCAGGTGGGCGTGCCGGCGCTGGCGGTGCCGGAGCGCCACGGCGGGCTCGGTGCCGGGCTGCGCGAACTCCAGGTGGTGGCCGAGGAGCTGGGCCGCACGCTGGCCCCCGGCCCGTTCCTCGGCTCGGCCGTGCTGGCCACGCTCGCCCTGCTCGAAGCCGGCGACGAGGCGGCGAACGCCCGGCTGCTGCCGCGGCTCGCCGGCGGCGAGGTGGCTTCCCTGGCCTGGGCCGGCGCGAACGGCCGCTGGGCCATCGACACGAGCGGCACCGCCTGCACGGCCACCGACGAAAATGTGCTCAACGGCACCGCGCACTACGTACTCGACGGTGACCAGGCAGACATCCTGCTGGTGGTGGCCGGGCCGGCGCTGTTCGAGGTCGATCCGGCCGAGGCACGGCGCACCCACACCCCAGCCATGGACCAGACCAGGCGGCTGGCCACGATCGAACTCGACGGCGTGCCCGGTAGGCGGGTCGGCGACCTGCGGGCTGGCCTGGCCGGGGTCCGGGACGGGGTCTGCGCCGTGCTGGCCGCCGAGCAGGCCGGCGCCGCGGCCCGCGCACTCGAGCTGACCGTGGAGTACACCGGTCAGCGCCGCCAGTTCGGCCGCCCGATCGGCGGGTTCCAGGCGCTCAAGCACCGGATGGCCGATCTCCACGTGCTGGTGGAGACCGCGCGCTCGGCGGCATACGCGGCGACCGAGTCGAGCCGGCTGGCCGCGGTGGCGAAGGCGTACTGCTCGGAGGCGTTCAGCGCGGTGGCGGCGGAGATGATCCAGCTACACGGCGGGATCGCGATCACCTGGGAGCACGACGCGCACCGCTACTTCAAACGCGCGCACGGCAGCGCCCAGCTGTTCGGGCAGCCGCACGAGCACCTCGCCAGGGTCGGGCCCGACCGGGCGGAGCGGTAG
- a CDS encoding acyl-CoA dehydrogenase family protein, with amino-acid sequence MRFALSAEQRQFAASIGDLLSDSDVPAAARSWAAGEHEPGLRIWRRLAGLGVTALTVPERFDGLGAGAVDLVVAFEKLGYHAVPGPWVDTVAVLPALLDDEVLATVAAGETLASLVFAPHVPYALDADVAPTRLAVDGTGLRVFTPARPLTSVDPVRRLYEVDYGERVATVSDPGAAFDTGALATAAQLLGAGQWLLDAAVSYAGQRKQYGRAIGEYQAIKHLLADVATKLELARPLVHGAAVALDAGAATVPRDVSAAKVAAADAAYLAARTGLQVHGAIGYTAEHVLGLWLTKVRALVGAWGTQAFHRRRVLDAVAA; translated from the coding sequence ATGAGGTTCGCGCTTTCCGCCGAGCAGCGGCAGTTCGCCGCCAGCATCGGTGACCTTCTGTCCGATTCGGACGTTCCGGCGGCGGCACGGTCGTGGGCGGCCGGCGAGCACGAGCCGGGGCTGCGGATCTGGCGGCGGCTGGCCGGGCTCGGCGTCACCGCGCTGACCGTGCCGGAACGCTTCGACGGGCTCGGCGCGGGCGCGGTGGACCTGGTGGTCGCCTTCGAAAAGCTGGGCTACCACGCGGTACCCGGTCCCTGGGTGGACACCGTCGCGGTGCTGCCCGCGCTGCTCGACGACGAGGTGCTCGCCACGGTCGCCGCCGGGGAGACCTTGGCCTCGCTGGTGTTCGCGCCGCACGTGCCCTACGCGCTGGACGCGGACGTGGCACCGACCCGGCTCGCGGTGGACGGCACCGGCCTGCGGGTGTTCACCCCTGCCAGACCGCTGACCTCGGTGGACCCGGTGCGGCGACTGTACGAAGTGGACTACGGCGAGCGGGTCGCCACGGTGTCCGATCCCGGCGCCGCCTTCGACACCGGCGCGCTGGCCACCGCGGCGCAGCTGCTCGGCGCCGGGCAGTGGCTGCTGGACGCGGCCGTTTCCTATGCCGGGCAACGGAAGCAGTACGGCAGGGCGATCGGCGAGTACCAGGCGATCAAGCATCTGCTCGCCGACGTGGCGACCAAATTGGAGCTGGCGAGGCCGCTGGTGCACGGGGCTGCGGTGGCGTTGGACGCGGGCGCGGCGACCGTGCCCAGGGACGTCTCCGCGGCGAAGGTGGCCGCCGCGGACGCGGCCTACCTGGCGGCGCGCACCGGGCTCCAGGTGCACGGCGCGATCGGCTACACCGCCGAGCACGTGCTCGGGCTGTGGCTGACCAAGGTGCGCGCGCTGGTCGGTGCCTGGGGCACCCAGGCGTTCCACCGGCGGCGGGTGCTGGACGCGGTGGCCGCCTGA
- a CDS encoding TetR/AcrR family transcriptional regulator, which yields MSKQAARSSVSGRRGELLAIAARLFADRGFVSTTVRDIADAAGILSGSLYHHFDSKESMADEILTGFLDELFGTYADIVATGLGPRKTLEAVVVASFESIHAHPAEVAIYQNEAKHLMQFPRFGYLNDRNAEFRKLWNEILAGGVAEGAFRADLDVELVYRFIRDTVWVAVRWYNPGGTLSANAVAEQYLGILLDGIATRRRPVKKQ from the coding sequence ATGAGCAAACAAGCGGCCAGGTCGTCGGTCTCCGGTCGCCGCGGTGAGCTGCTGGCCATCGCGGCGCGGCTGTTCGCCGACCGCGGTTTCGTCTCCACCACGGTTCGCGACATCGCCGACGCGGCCGGGATCCTCTCCGGCAGCCTGTACCACCACTTCGACTCGAAGGAGTCGATGGCGGACGAGATCCTGACCGGTTTCCTCGACGAGCTCTTCGGCACCTACGCCGACATCGTGGCGACCGGGCTCGGCCCGCGGAAGACCCTGGAGGCGGTGGTGGTCGCCTCCTTCGAGTCGATCCACGCGCATCCGGCCGAGGTGGCCATCTACCAGAACGAGGCCAAGCACCTCATGCAGTTCCCCCGGTTCGGCTACCTCAACGACCGCAACGCGGAGTTCCGCAAGCTGTGGAACGAGATCCTCGCCGGCGGGGTGGCCGAGGGCGCGTTCCGCGCCGATCTGGACGTGGAGCTGGTCTACCGGTTCATCCGGGACACCGTCTGGGTCGCGGTCCGCTGGTACAACCCCGGCGGCACGCTGTCCGCGAACGCGGTGGCCGAGCAGTACCTGGGAATCCTGCTGGACGGGATCGCCACCCGGCGCCGTCCGGTCAAGAAGCAGTAG
- a CDS encoding enoyl-CoA hydratase — protein sequence MSEEVVRYERRGPVALVTMNRPEYRNAQNSAMTYALDDAFSRAVDDDEVKVIVLAGAGKHFSAGHDIGTPGRDVDVSFERRALLWWDHVGKSGGDQRFAREAEVYLGMCRRWREIPKPTVASVQGACIAGALMLAWVCDLIVASEDAFFADPVVRMGIPGVEYFAHPWMLGPRAAKEVLFTGQRFSAAQAREWGMLNRVVPREDLEAETLALAETIAEMPSFGLALAKKAVNQAEDLMGLRNGMDSVFGLHHFAHAHNAELSGGDSLGGQDARSMRDANRKP from the coding sequence ATGAGCGAGGAAGTGGTCCGTTACGAGCGGCGCGGGCCGGTCGCGTTGGTGACGATGAACCGGCCCGAGTACCGCAACGCGCAGAACTCGGCGATGACCTACGCGCTGGACGACGCCTTCTCCCGCGCGGTGGACGACGACGAGGTCAAGGTGATCGTGCTCGCCGGCGCTGGCAAGCACTTCTCCGCCGGGCACGACATCGGCACCCCCGGCCGGGACGTGGACGTCTCCTTCGAACGCCGCGCGCTGCTGTGGTGGGACCACGTCGGGAAGTCCGGCGGGGACCAGCGGTTCGCCCGCGAGGCGGAGGTCTATCTCGGCATGTGCCGTCGCTGGCGGGAGATCCCCAAGCCGACCGTGGCCAGTGTGCAGGGCGCGTGCATCGCCGGCGCGCTGATGCTGGCCTGGGTGTGCGACCTGATCGTCGCCTCGGAGGACGCGTTCTTCGCGGATCCGGTGGTGCGCATGGGAATTCCCGGGGTCGAGTACTTCGCGCACCCGTGGATGCTGGGGCCGCGCGCGGCCAAGGAGGTGCTGTTCACCGGGCAGCGGTTCAGCGCCGCGCAGGCCAGGGAGTGGGGCATGCTGAACCGCGTGGTCCCGCGCGAGGACCTCGAAGCGGAGACGCTGGCGCTGGCGGAGACCATCGCCGAGATGCCCTCGTTCGGGCTGGCGCTGGCGAAGAAGGCGGTCAACCAGGCCGAGGACCTGATGGGCCTGCGCAACGGCATGGACTCGGTGTTCGGCCTGCACCACTTCGCGCACGCGCACAACGCGGAGCTCTCCGGCGGCGACTCGCTTGGCGGGCAGGACGCCAGGTCCATGCGCGACGCGAACAGGAAACCGTGA
- a CDS encoding acetyl-CoA C-acetyltransferase → MPEAYVIDALRTPIGRRGGGLSGVHSADLGAHVLAELVRRNDFDPALVDDVIMGCTDTLGSQSGNIARTAWLAAGLPQQVPGVTVDRQCGSSQQAVHFAAQAVLSGTMDLVVAGGLQNMSQIPISAAMLAGREYGFPDPFSGSKGWQERYGSTEISQFRSADMIAGHWDISREAMEEFAYTSHQRAIAAIDEGRFDREIVPFGGLVHDEGPRRDTSLERMAGLKPLAEGSRLTAAVASQISDGASAALLASEGFVREHGLTPRARVHHLSVRAADPVWMLTGPIPATSHALRKTGLAIEDIDLFEVNEAFASVVLAWLEETGADPARVNVNGGGIALGHPIGATGSKLFATLLHELERTGGRYGLQTMCEGGGTANVTIIERL, encoded by the coding sequence ATGCCAGAGGCCTATGTGATCGACGCGCTGCGCACGCCCATCGGCAGGCGCGGCGGCGGGCTGAGCGGGGTGCACTCGGCCGACCTCGGCGCGCACGTGCTCGCCGAACTGGTGCGGCGCAACGACTTCGACCCGGCGTTGGTGGACGACGTGATCATGGGCTGCACGGACACCCTCGGCTCGCAGTCCGGCAACATCGCCCGCACCGCCTGGCTGGCCGCCGGCCTCCCGCAGCAGGTGCCGGGGGTGACGGTGGACCGGCAGTGCGGTTCCAGCCAGCAGGCCGTGCACTTCGCCGCGCAGGCCGTGCTCAGCGGCACGATGGACCTGGTGGTCGCGGGCGGGCTGCAGAACATGAGCCAGATCCCGATCAGCGCGGCGATGCTGGCCGGGCGGGAGTACGGCTTCCCGGACCCGTTCTCGGGTTCGAAGGGCTGGCAGGAGCGGTACGGCTCGACGGAGATCTCGCAGTTCCGCAGCGCGGACATGATCGCCGGGCACTGGGACATCTCCCGCGAGGCGATGGAGGAGTTCGCCTACACCAGCCATCAGCGGGCGATCGCCGCCATCGACGAGGGCCGGTTCGACCGGGAGATCGTGCCGTTCGGCGGGCTGGTGCACGACGAGGGGCCGCGGCGGGACACCAGCCTGGAGCGGATGGCCGGGCTGAAGCCGCTCGCCGAGGGCTCCCGGCTGACCGCCGCGGTGGCCAGCCAGATCTCCGACGGCGCGAGCGCGGCGCTGCTCGCGTCCGAGGGTTTCGTCCGCGAGCACGGGCTCACCCCGCGCGCCAGGGTGCACCACCTGAGCGTGCGGGCCGCGGACCCGGTGTGGATGCTGACCGGCCCGATCCCGGCCACCTCGCACGCGCTGCGCAAAACCGGCCTGGCCATCGAGGACATCGATCTTTTCGAGGTGAACGAGGCCTTCGCCAGTGTGGTGCTGGCCTGGCTGGAGGAGACCGGCGCGGACCCGGCCAGGGTGAACGTCAACGGCGGCGGTATCGCGCTCGGCCACCCGATCGGCGCCACCGGCAGCAAGCTGTTCGCCACCCTGCTGCACGAGCTGGAGCGCACCGGCGGCCGCTACGGCCTGCAGACCATGTGCGAAGGCGGCGGCACCGCCAACGTCACCATCATCGAACGCCTCTGA
- a CDS encoding helix-turn-helix domain-containing protein, which translates to MPGQQIAVVSRVSTEGIDPPDRVDFWEDYNRQALVGLTCSPYSEHGLLARQTNLRLGELRLADIAGNEHVIERTPRMCRLQPKDSVFASLLVSGDAVFFHGQGCFTVTGGDLVLYDTRQSYLFGFSSPMRQLLVDIPRSVFTERCLPGGVPAPMVFGRESAAEGAIVSTLRSTLAGFAAGARERDEDTVLDLVQSLAAPRAGEHVHGGPSRLIVAKDYIERNLGDPRLCAGQVAAALDVSTRQLSRIFADEGVSPARYVLHRRLDRAHQELRRHSDGTIAELALSLGFISQAHFTRVYRQRFGHTPGQLRS; encoded by the coding sequence ATGCCCGGGCAGCAGATCGCGGTCGTCTCCCGTGTGTCCACCGAAGGCATCGACCCACCGGACCGGGTGGACTTCTGGGAGGACTACAACCGGCAGGCGCTGGTCGGGCTGACCTGCTCGCCGTACTCCGAGCACGGGCTGCTGGCCAGGCAGACCAACCTGCGGCTCGGCGAGCTGCGGCTGGCCGACATCGCCGGCAACGAGCACGTCATCGAGCGCACCCCGCGGATGTGCCGGCTGCAGCCGAAGGACTCGGTGTTCGCCAGCCTGCTGGTCAGCGGGGACGCGGTGTTCTTCCACGGGCAGGGCTGTTTCACCGTGACCGGCGGCGACCTGGTGCTCTACGACACCCGGCAGTCCTACCTGTTCGGCTTCTCCTCCCCGATGCGCCAGCTGCTGGTGGACATCCCGCGCTCGGTGTTCACCGAACGCTGCCTACCCGGTGGGGTGCCGGCGCCGATGGTGTTCGGCCGCGAGTCCGCCGCTGAGGGTGCGATCGTGTCCACCCTGCGCAGCACACTGGCCGGGTTCGCCGCAGGTGCCCGCGAGCGGGACGAGGACACCGTGCTGGACCTGGTGCAGTCGCTGGCCGCGCCGCGGGCTGGCGAGCATGTGCACGGCGGTCCGTCGCGGCTGATCGTGGCCAAGGACTACATCGAGCGCAACCTGGGCGACCCGCGGTTGTGCGCCGGTCAGGTCGCCGCCGCGCTGGACGTGTCCACCCGGCAGCTGAGCCGGATCTTCGCGGACGAGGGTGTCAGCCCGGCGCGGTACGTCCTGCACCGCCGGCTGGACCGCGCGCACCAGGAGCTGCGCCGGCACAGCGACGGCACCATCGCGGAGCTGGCGTTGTCCCTCGGGTTCATCAGCCAGGCGCATTTCACCCGGGTGTACCGGCAGCGCTTCGGCCACACCCCCGGCCAACTGCGGTCGTGA
- a CDS encoding acyl-CoA dehydrogenase family protein: MDLELDAHATAFRDEVRGWLAEHVPKRPLPSFDTPEGFERHREWEALLADARLSVVSWPEKFGGRGASLLEWVLFEEEYYAAGAPARVSQNGIFMLGPTLFSHGTAEQQRRVLPAMATGEQIWAQAWSEPEAGSDIAALRSTAVRTEGGWLLSGQKTWSSRAAFADRAFGLFRGDPESSRHRGLTYFMIDLRAEGVRVRPIAQLDGEPGFAEIFLDDVFVPDADVIGEPGHGWRVAMTTANNERGLSLRSPGRFLAAADRLVDLWRRTADRGDTALAERVADAWIGARAYQLYTFGTVTRLADGGGLGPESSVNKLFWSHLDVSLQETALDLLGPSAEVRDEAGWVEGWLFSLAGPIYGGTDQIQRNVVAERLLGLPRGDR, translated from the coding sequence ATGGATCTCGAACTGGACGCGCACGCCACCGCGTTCCGCGACGAGGTGCGCGGCTGGCTCGCCGAGCACGTGCCGAAGCGGCCGCTGCCCTCCTTCGACACCCCGGAGGGTTTCGAGCGGCATCGCGAATGGGAGGCGCTGCTCGCGGACGCGCGGCTGTCCGTGGTGTCCTGGCCGGAGAAGTTCGGCGGCCGGGGCGCGAGCCTGCTGGAGTGGGTGCTCTTCGAGGAGGAGTACTACGCGGCGGGCGCGCCGGCGCGGGTGAGCCAGAACGGCATCTTCATGCTCGGGCCGACGCTGTTCTCCCACGGTACCGCCGAACAGCAGCGGCGGGTGCTGCCGGCGATGGCCACCGGCGAGCAGATCTGGGCGCAGGCATGGTCCGAGCCGGAGGCCGGCAGCGACATCGCCGCGCTGCGCAGCACGGCGGTGCGCACCGAAGGCGGCTGGCTGCTCTCGGGCCAGAAGACCTGGAGCTCGCGGGCGGCGTTCGCGGACCGCGCGTTCGGCCTGTTCCGCGGTGACCCGGAAAGCAGCCGGCACCGCGGGCTGACCTACTTCATGATCGACCTGCGCGCCGAGGGCGTGCGGGTGCGCCCGATCGCCCAGCTGGACGGCGAACCGGGGTTCGCGGAGATCTTCCTGGACGACGTGTTCGTGCCGGACGCGGACGTGATCGGCGAGCCGGGGCATGGCTGGCGGGTGGCGATGACCACCGCGAACAACGAGCGCGGCCTGTCCCTGCGCAGCCCGGGCCGGTTCCTGGCCGCCGCAGATCGCCTTGTCGACCTCTGGCGCCGCACGGCCGACCGGGGTGACACGGCGCTGGCGGAACGGGTCGCGGACGCGTGGATCGGCGCTCGGGCGTACCAGCTCTACACCTTCGGCACGGTGACCAGGCTCGCCGACGGCGGCGGGCTGGGCCCGGAATCCAGTGTGAACAAGCTCTTCTGGTCGCATCTGGACGTCTCGCTGCAGGAGACCGCGCTGGACCTGCTCGGGCCGTCCGCCGAAGTCCGGGACGAGGCGGGCTGGGTGGAGGGCTGGCTGTTCTCCCTTGCCGGCCCGATCTACGGCGGCACCGACCAGATCCAGCGGAACGTGGTCGCCGAACGGCTGCTGGGACTACCCCGAGGTGATCGATGA
- a CDS encoding FadD3 family acyl-CoA ligase — METIPAALARAAQRFGHREALVDGPVRLSYAELRQRVRHCAGVFAAEGVSPGDRVAICSPNTHHWVIAALAAQYAGATLVPINTRFTGPEMRDVLERSEAVALVVAGEFLGVDRLAELGDARPRTVLRVPVEGEPEPTPGVLDWSALESREVDLAEVDARAAAVRPGDVSDILFTSGTTGRSKGAMSSHRQALGVAEAWAECGVLGERDRYLVINPFFHSFGYKAGILAALLRGTTLLPQLTFDAEKAMRLIAAERVTVLPGPPTIYQVMLDSPARARYDLSSLRLAVTGAATVPVALVERMQSELSFRTVLTAYGLTEAVVVTMCRPDDDARTVAHTCGRATAGFEIRIAESGEILLRGPNVMLGYTGDPAATAKAIDADGWLHTGDVGAVDERGYLSITDRLKDMYICGGFNVYPAEVEQVLARLPGVAESAVVGVPDDRLGEVGRAYLVASPGAEPSTEDVLAHCKRNLANYKVPRQVEFRTALPRNPAGKVLKRVLKQEAS; from the coding sequence ATGGAAACCATCCCGGCCGCGCTCGCCCGTGCGGCACAGCGGTTCGGCCACCGGGAGGCACTCGTCGACGGCCCGGTTCGGCTCAGCTATGCCGAGCTGCGCCAGCGGGTGCGCCACTGCGCGGGAGTGTTCGCCGCGGAGGGCGTCTCCCCCGGCGACCGGGTGGCGATCTGCTCGCCCAACACCCACCACTGGGTGATCGCGGCGCTGGCCGCCCAGTACGCGGGCGCCACCCTGGTGCCGATCAACACCCGGTTCACCGGACCCGAGATGCGGGACGTGCTCGAGCGCAGCGAGGCCGTGGCGCTGGTGGTGGCCGGGGAGTTCCTCGGCGTGGACCGGCTCGCCGAGCTCGGTGACGCCCGGCCACGCACGGTGCTGCGCGTGCCGGTGGAGGGCGAGCCCGAGCCGACACCCGGCGTGCTGGACTGGTCCGCGCTGGAAAGTCGCGAAGTCGACCTGGCCGAGGTGGACGCCCGCGCGGCGGCGGTCCGGCCCGGCGACGTGAGCGACATCCTGTTCACCTCCGGCACCACCGGCCGCAGCAAGGGCGCGATGAGCAGCCACCGCCAGGCGCTCGGGGTGGCCGAAGCCTGGGCCGAATGCGGCGTGCTCGGCGAGCGCGACCGGTATCTGGTGATCAACCCGTTCTTCCACAGTTTCGGCTACAAGGCGGGCATCCTGGCCGCGCTGCTGCGCGGCACGACACTGCTGCCACAGCTCACCTTCGACGCGGAGAAGGCGATGCGGCTGATCGCCGCGGAGCGGGTCACCGTGTTGCCGGGGCCGCCCACCATCTACCAGGTCATGCTGGACTCCCCGGCCCGCGCCCGCTACGACCTGTCCAGCCTGCGGCTCGCGGTGACCGGCGCGGCCACGGTGCCGGTGGCGCTGGTGGAGCGCATGCAGTCCGAGCTCAGCTTCCGCACCGTGCTCACCGCGTACGGGCTCACCGAAGCGGTGGTGGTCACCATGTGCCGCCCCGACGACGACGCGCGCACCGTCGCGCACACCTGCGGCCGGGCCACCGCCGGGTTCGAGATCAGGATCGCCGAGTCCGGCGAGATCCTGCTGCGCGGGCCGAACGTGATGCTCGGCTACACCGGTGACCCGGCCGCCACCGCGAAAGCGATCGACGCGGACGGCTGGCTGCACACCGGGGACGTCGGGGCGGTGGACGAGCGCGGCTACCTCAGCATCACCGACCGGCTCAAGGACATGTACATCTGCGGCGGTTTCAACGTCTACCCGGCGGAGGTGGAGCAGGTGCTGGCCAGGCTGCCCGGGGTGGCCGAGTCCGCGGTGGTCGGGGTGCCGGACGATCGGCTCGGCGAGGTCGGCCGGGCGTACCTGGTCGCCAGTCCCGGCGCCGAACCGTCCACTGAGGACGTTCTGGCGCACTGCAAGCGGAACCTGGCCAACTACAAGGTGCCGCGGCAGGTGGAGTTCCGCACCGCGCTGCCGCGCAACCCGGCGGGCAAGGTGCTCAAGCGGGTGCTCAAACAGGAGGCTTCATGA
- a CDS encoding acyl-CoA dehydrogenase family protein codes for MPDTEFRARVRDWLERNLAGAFAGLRGLGGPGREHEAFAERVAWERHLAEAGWNCLGWPVAHGGAGATLAQQVIFHEEYARSGAPAKVSHLGQELLGPTLIAFGTPEQQRRFLPPIVRVEQLWCQGYSEPGAGSDLAAVSTTAALDGGEWVLRGQKVWTSLAQEADWCFVLARTEPGSKRHHGLSYLLVPLDQPGVEVRPIRQLTGTSEFNEVFFDGARTAADLVVGEPGQGWRVAMGTLAFERGVATLGQQVGFRRELRALTELAESTGAAADPVVADRIARAWMGLEVMRAHAVRTLGDPATGVAEVSKLVWANWHRSLGELAMLVRGAGSLVTEGAPYELDEWQRLYLFSRADTIYGGSNEIQRNIIAERVLGLPREVRQ; via the coding sequence TTGCCGGACACCGAGTTCCGGGCGCGCGTGCGCGACTGGCTGGAGCGGAACCTGGCCGGGGCGTTCGCCGGGCTGCGCGGGCTCGGCGGCCCCGGCCGCGAGCACGAGGCCTTCGCCGAGCGCGTCGCATGGGAGCGGCACCTCGCCGAGGCCGGCTGGAACTGCCTCGGCTGGCCGGTGGCGCACGGCGGCGCCGGGGCCACCCTGGCCCAGCAGGTGATCTTCCACGAGGAGTACGCCCGTTCCGGGGCGCCCGCGAAGGTCAGCCACCTCGGCCAGGAACTGCTCGGACCCACCCTGATCGCCTTCGGCACGCCCGAGCAGCAGCGCCGGTTCCTGCCGCCGATCGTCCGGGTGGAACAGCTGTGGTGCCAGGGCTACTCCGAGCCCGGCGCCGGTTCGGACCTGGCCGCGGTGTCCACCACGGCGGCGCTGGACGGTGGCGAATGGGTGCTGCGCGGGCAGAAGGTGTGGACGTCGCTGGCGCAGGAGGCGGACTGGTGCTTCGTGCTGGCCCGCACCGAGCCCGGCTCGAAACGGCACCACGGCCTGTCCTACCTGCTCGTGCCGCTGGACCAGCCCGGGGTCGAGGTGCGGCCGATCCGGCAGCTCACCGGCACCTCGGAGTTCAACGAGGTGTTCTTCGACGGCGCGCGGACCGCAGCGGATCTGGTGGTCGGCGAGCCGGGACAGGGCTGGCGGGTGGCGATGGGCACGCTGGCCTTCGAGCGCGGGGTGGCCACCCTCGGGCAGCAGGTGGGTTTCCGCCGGGAGCTGCGCGCGCTGACCGAACTGGCCGAGTCGACCGGGGCCGCCGCCGATCCCGTGGTCGCGGACCGGATCGCCCGTGCCTGGATGGGGCTCGAGGTGATGCGCGCGCACGCGGTCCGCACCCTCGGTGATCCGGCGACCGGGGTGGCCGAGGTGTCCAAGCTGGTCTGGGCGAACTGGCACCGCTCGCTTGGCGAGCTGGCCATGCTGGTGCGCGGGGCCGGGTCGCTGGTCACCGAGGGCGCGCCCTACGAGCTGGACGAGTGGCAGCGGCTGTACCTGTTCAGCCGCGCGGACACCATCTACGGCGGCTCCAACGAGATCCAGCGCAACATCATCGCCGAGCGGGTGCTCGGGTTACCGCGAGAGGTGCGTCAATGA